Sequence from the Candidatus Dependentiae bacterium genome:
AATAATAAATTTGTATTTTTATTGTTAATCTTGATTGGCTATACAGAGACAATTCTGGCAACAAATGGTTACTTTGGGCCTGGTTTTGGTACACGAGCACTAGGTAGAGGCGGCGCCACAACAGCATATGCAGACGAGACGCTTATAGGAGCTACCAATCCTGCAGGTATGGTACGTTTGGGCAATAGAGCGGATGGAGGGGTTCAGTTTTTTGTTCCTCCTAGAAAATATTGTTTTACCGGATCAGAAATGACGAACAATGCTGGTGGTTCTCGAGTAAGTGGGAATAATATCTTTACTATTCCTCATTTTGGGTTTAATTATATGTTTAATGATGATATGTCTTTAGGGTTTGCTCTTTACGCCAATGGTTTTAATACAAATTATCCGAAAAATAATCCTATTTTTGGTACCGGCTCATTGGGTGCGAATTTGTTGCAAATTATTGGAGCGCCAACGTTTTCATTTATTTTTGTAGAGGATGCTGAAGATCAAGATCATTCTTTGGGTATCTCTGCATTAATCGATTTTCAAGCTATACAAATTAAGGGCATGCAAACGTTAGATAATAGTACTTTTTCTGAATTTCCAGGTTGTGTTACTAACAATAAACATGATATATCGGGTGGTGTAGGATTTAGAATGGGATATCAAGGAAGATTCAAAGAGCGTTTTTATATTGGCGGAGCTTTTTCTACAAAAATATACAATGCTCGGCATGATCTTTATAAAGGAATAATTGCTGAAAAAGGTAAATTACATGTACCAGAAATTTTAAGCTTAGGGATT
This genomic interval carries:
- a CDS encoding outer membrane protein transport protein, whose amino-acid sequence is MRNNKFVFLLLILIGYTETILATNGYFGPGFGTRALGRGGATTAYADETLIGATNPAGMVRLGNRADGGVQFFVPPRKYCFTGSEMTNNAGGSRVSGNNIFTIPHFGFNYMFNDDMSLGFALYANGFNTNYPKNNPIFGTGSLGANLLQIIGAPTFSFIFVEDAEDQDHSLGISALIDFQAIQIKGMQTLDNSTFSEFPGCVTNNKHDISGGVGFRMGYQGRFKERFYIGGAFSTKIYNARHDLYKGIIAEKGKLHVPEILSLGIAVTDIWDRCSIFFDYQRVFFGRIRALNNSIKNFGLPINLGAPEIKHKLGSDCGPGFGWSSISIYRVGFELMFIERLVCRAGYSYGDAPFKGCSDIDFNIISPAVHKHHLMFGISYQLDDKASIDLLYIHAFNNSTSGVSNFGLGAVKLEMRQHMLEFNVAYKF